In Etheostoma spectabile isolate EspeVRDwgs_2016 chromosome 20, UIUC_Espe_1.0, whole genome shotgun sequence, the following are encoded in one genomic region:
- the fuca2 gene encoding plasma alpha-L-fucosidase, producing MGVLTVSLLLSMLFISTGRAKYEPNWLSIDSRPLPEWYDQAKFGIFIHWGVFSVPSFGSEWFWWYWQKEKRELYVDFMQRNYPPNFQYQDFASQFTAEFFNAKEWTDIFVSSGAKYIVLTTKHHEGFTLWGSKNSWNWNAVDIGPKRDLVDEVASALRANSDLRLGLYHSLFEWFNPLFELDAANVFTTQYFPNSKTLPELYELIVKYKPEVLWSDGDGDAPDKYWNSTGFLAWLYNDSPVRDTVVTNDRWGSGSICTHGGYYTCADRYQPGHLLKHKWENCMTIDTKSWGYRRNAPLKDYLTIEQLVSTLVETVSCGGNLLMNIGPTHDGRIAPIFEERLRQVGQWLTINGESIYNTTAWRAQNDTVTPNVWYTFRPQEKSIFAILLEWPNNGSVILNEPVATQGKTQVVLLGHGAVQWEPVKPGGLRVLLPQLSFSQMPCQWAWTLRLAGAT from the exons ATGGGAGTTTTAACCGTTTCTCTCCTTTTATCGATGCTTTTCATCAGCACCGGCAGAGCAAAATATGAACCGAACTGGTTATCCATCGACTCCAGACCGCTGCCAGAGTGGTACGACCAGGCCAAGTTCGGCATCTTCATACACTGGGGGGTTTTCTCTGTTCCGAGCTTCGGCAGTGAGTGGTTCTG GTGGTACTGGCAGAAGGAAAAACGCGAGCTGTATGTTGACTTCATGCAGAGGAATTATCCTCCAAACTTCCAGTATCAAGACTTTGCATCGCAGTTCACTGCTGAGTTCTTCAATGCCAAAGAGTGGACGGACATCTTTGTCTCATCAGGGGCAAAGTACATCGTCTTAACCACAAAACACCATGAAG gTTTCACACTATGGGGCTCAAAAAACTCCTGGAACTGGAATGCAGTGGATATTGGACCAAAGAGAGATCTGGTAGATGAAGTGGCAAGTGCCCTCCGTGCTAACAGTGACCTGCGTTTAGGGCTGTACCACTCTCTCTTTGAGTGGTTTAATCCGCTCTTTGAACTGGACGCTGCCAATGTCTTCACAACTCAATACTTTCCAAACAGTAAAACTCTGCCCGAGCTTTATGAGCTCATTGTCAAGTACAAACCAGAGGTACTTTGGTCTGATGGGGATGGGGATGCACCTGACAAGTACTGGAACAGCACAGGTTTCTTAGCCTGGCTCTATAATGACAG TCCTGTGCGAGACACAGTGGTAACGAATGATCGCTGGGGCTCTGGCTCCATTTGCACCCACGGTGGATATTACACCTGTGCTGATCGCTACCAGCCAGGACACCTGCTCAAACACAAGTGGGAAAACTGCATGACCATTGACACAAAGTCCTGGGGTTACAGACGCAACGCTCCTCTCAAGGACTACCTCACCATAGAGCAGCTTGTATCA ACCTTGGTGGAGACTGTGTCCTGTGGGGGGAACCTGCTGATGAACATCGGCCCGACACACGATGGCAGGATCGCTCCCATCTTCGAGGAGCGGCTGAGGCAGGTGGGTCAGTGGCTGACGATCAACGGGGAGTCCATCTACAACACAACAGCATGGCGGGCTCAGAACGACACCGTCACTCCCAACGTCTG GTACACTTTCAGACCACAGGAAAAGAGCATCTTTGCCATTTTACTGGAGTGGCCCAATAATGGATCTGTGATTCTGAATGAACCTGTGGCCACACAAGGAAAGACTCAG GTGGTGCTACTCGGCCACGGGGCTGTGCAGTGGGAGCCTGTGAAGCCCGGCGGGCTGCGGGTTCTGCTGCCCCAGCTCTCCTTCAGCCAGATGCCATGCCAGTGGGCCTGGACACTGAGGCTGGCTGGGGCCACTTAG
- the LOC116670378 gene encoding putative deoxyribonuclease TATDN3 isoform X1 has product MHGYVDCHCHISAGDFDKDIEEVIENSKTAGLLAILAVAEHAGEFDKIIELSQRFPGFVFPCLGVHPVQEVSPDQQRGASLQDLDAALPIIEKYKDQLVAIGEVGLDFTPRYVSSESDKESQRQVLIRQAQIAKDLDLPLNVHSRSAGRPTIHLLKEQGVEKALFHAFDGKPSVAMEGVKAGYFFSIPPSIIRSEQKQKLVKQLPLENICLETDSPALGPEKQVRNEPKNICISAEYISQIKGVSLQEVIEVTTQNALRLFPKLKSAIRP; this is encoded by the exons ATGCATGGCTACGTTGACTGTCACTGTCATATCTCTGCGGGGGATTTTGACAAA GACATAGAGGAGGTGATTGAGAATTCAAAAACG GCTGGATTGTTAGCGATATTAGCCGTGGCCGAGCATGCTGGGGAATTTGACAAGATCATTGAGCTGTCACAGAG GTTTccaggttttgtttttccctgcCTTGGAGTCCACCCTGTTCAAGAAGTTTCCCCAGACCAACAGAGGGGGGCTTCTCTCCAG gaTCTAGATGCTGCTCTACCCATAATAGAGAAATACAAAGACCAACTTGTGGCCATTGGGGAG GTTGGGTTGGATTTTACACCCAGGTATGTCAGCAGTGAGAGTGACAAAGAAAGCCAAAGGCAGGTCCTCATTCGTCAGGCACAGATAGCCAAGGACCTGGATCTCCCTCT AAATGTTCATTCACGGTCTGCAGGAAGACCGACCATCCACCTTCTGAAGGAGCAAG GTGTCGAAAAAGCCCTGTTTCACGCTTTTGATGGGAAACCGTCTGTTGCCATGGAGGGAGTGAAGGCCGGATATTTCTTTTCTATCCCACCGTCCATCATACGCAGTGAACAG AAGCAGAAACTTGTGAAACAGTTGCCATTAGAGAACATCTGTCTAGAAACGGATTCACCTGCTCTCGGTCCAGAAAAGCAg GTGAGAAATGAGCCCAAAAACATCTGTATCTCTGCTGAGTACATCAGTCAGATCAAAGGAGTGTCGCTGCAGGAGGTGATAGAGGTGACGACACAGAACGCTCTCCGACTCTTCCCAAAGCTAAAGTCTGCCATCAGACCCTGA
- the LOC116670378 gene encoding putative deoxyribonuclease TATDN3 isoform X2, translating into MHGYVDCHCHISAGDFDKDIEEVIENSKTAGLLAILAVAEHAGEFDKIIELSQRFPGFVFPCLGVHPVQEVSPDQQRGASLQDLDAALPIIEKYKDQLVAIGEVGLDFTPRYVSSESDKESQRQVLIRQAQIAKDLDLPLNVHSRSAGRPTIHLLKEQGVEKALFHAFDGKPSVAMEGVKAGYFFSIPPSIIRSEQQKLVKQLPLENICLETDSPALGPEKQVRNEPKNICISAEYISQIKGVSLQEVIEVTTQNALRLFPKLKSAIRP; encoded by the exons ATGCATGGCTACGTTGACTGTCACTGTCATATCTCTGCGGGGGATTTTGACAAA GACATAGAGGAGGTGATTGAGAATTCAAAAACG GCTGGATTGTTAGCGATATTAGCCGTGGCCGAGCATGCTGGGGAATTTGACAAGATCATTGAGCTGTCACAGAG GTTTccaggttttgtttttccctgcCTTGGAGTCCACCCTGTTCAAGAAGTTTCCCCAGACCAACAGAGGGGGGCTTCTCTCCAG gaTCTAGATGCTGCTCTACCCATAATAGAGAAATACAAAGACCAACTTGTGGCCATTGGGGAG GTTGGGTTGGATTTTACACCCAGGTATGTCAGCAGTGAGAGTGACAAAGAAAGCCAAAGGCAGGTCCTCATTCGTCAGGCACAGATAGCCAAGGACCTGGATCTCCCTCT AAATGTTCATTCACGGTCTGCAGGAAGACCGACCATCCACCTTCTGAAGGAGCAAG GTGTCGAAAAAGCCCTGTTTCACGCTTTTGATGGGAAACCGTCTGTTGCCATGGAGGGAGTGAAGGCCGGATATTTCTTTTCTATCCCACCGTCCATCATACGCAGTGAACAG CAGAAACTTGTGAAACAGTTGCCATTAGAGAACATCTGTCTAGAAACGGATTCACCTGCTCTCGGTCCAGAAAAGCAg GTGAGAAATGAGCCCAAAAACATCTGTATCTCTGCTGAGTACATCAGTCAGATCAAAGGAGTGTCGCTGCAGGAGGTGATAGAGGTGACGACACAGAACGCTCTCCGACTCTTCCCAAAGCTAAAGTCTGCCATCAGACCCTGA